The segment GGTGATTATTACGGGACAAGGAGAGAAAATTTTTGCGGCCGGTGCCGATATCAAAGAGTTTCCGCAATTGATCGGGAAACAAGGAATTAAGAAGGAATTTCTTGAAACGCATGCTGTGTTAAACCGGATTGACCATTTTGAGAAGCCGGTGATTGCTATGCTGAACGGATTGACGCTCGGTGGCGGCTTTGAAGTGGCTCTGTGCTGTGATATTCGGATTGCAGAAGAGCATGCACAAATTGGGTTGCCGGAAATTACGCTTGGGCTATTTCCTGGCGGTGGTGGAACTCAGCGTTTACCGAGGCTTGTTGGAGAAGCGAAAGCAAAAGAACTGATGTTTACGGGAGAAGCGGTCTCTGCAGTGGAAGCGGAGCGTATTGGATTGGTCAATAAAGTGGCCGCCAGCGGAGAAGGTCTGGAAACGGCCCGGAAGATGGCGAATCGCATTGGCCGTTTTTCATTGCCGGCTTTGTCGCGCATCAAAAAAGCGGTTGACCAAGGCCTGGAATTGCCGCTTGACCAAGGGATTGACCTGGAAGCAGAACTTTTTGAAGAAGTCTTCCAGACTGAAGACGTGCAGGAAGGAGTAAAAGCGTTTATCGAAAAAAGAAAACCGGCATTTCAGAATAGATAAAGGAGTGAAGAATGATGGCACATGACATCACAGTAAAAGTTCGCTTCAGTGAAACCGATGCATTAGGGCATGTCAGCAATATCAGTTATTTCATCTATCTGGAAGAAGCACGGGTTGAGTTTTTTAGAGAATTGGGGCTGGAAATAACAATTGATAAATGGAATGTCATCATGATTTCAGCGAATTGCCTGTTTTACAAGCAAGCTTATTTTGATCAGCGCTTGAAAATCACTTCTTTTGTCACGAAAATCGGCAACTCCAGTTTCAAGATCGGTCATCGGATCACGGATGCAGCAACTGGCGAATTGATTGCGGAAGGGGATGCCGGAGCGGTTTATTTTGACTTTACTACGCAAAAAAGTGAACGGCTTCCCGACCATATCCGTGAAAAACTTGAGATGCATCTAAAAGAGGTGTGAAAAATGGCTGGGAGAACACGTGACACGATTCCTGTACGATCGGGGGAAGAGCTGAACAGCGTCTTGCTCCAGCAGTTTTTGGAAGAGCATATAAAAGGGCTGCCGGATGGCGAACTGAAAATCCGTCAGTTTGGTGCAGGCCATTCGAATTTGACTTATGCGCTTTCCATCAATGGATGGCAAGCAGTATTAAGGAGGCCGCCGCTTGGGCCAGTTGCGCCAAAAGCACATGACGTGGAACGGGAATTCAAAATCCTGTCTGCTCTAAATCCGATTTTTCCGGCAGCACCGAAACCGTATGTTTTCTCGCAAGATTCAGCAATCGTCGGTAGCCCGTTTTTCATCATGGAAAGGCGTTACGGCCTAGTGATTGATACAGAATTTCCAAAAGGAACAGAACCGTCAGAAGAACTGGGCCGCAAAATTTCAGAACTCATGGTGGATACGCTGGTCAAACTGCATGCCATCGATTATACCCAAACTGCATTAGCTGATTTGGCGAAGCCGGAAGGGTTTATGGAACGCCAAGTCAACGGCTGGATAGGGCGCTATGATCGTTCCAAAACCGATGATATCCCGGAAGTGGCAGACTTGTCAGCGTGGATGCTTGGGAACATTCCGAAATCGCCGGAACCGACCATCATCCATTATGATTTTAAGCTTAACAATGTGATGTTCGCAGACGATTTTTCAGAGCTTACCGGCTTGTTCGATTGGGAAATGACGACAGTGGGGGATCCGCTTGCGGATTTAGGAGCGGCGATGAGTTATTGGATTGAAGCCGATGACCCTGAACTCTTGAAAACAGGTTTTGGCAAGGCTCCCGTAACGGTAGGGAAAGGATTTTATTCGCGGAAAGAGTTTATTGCGCGTTATGCAGAGAAAAGTGGCCGGGATGTCTCAAATATCCATTTTTATTTGACATTCGCATATTTCAAACTGGCAGTCATTTGCCAGCAAATTTATTACCGGTATAAGAAGGGCCAGACATCGGATCCGCGTTTCGCCCATTTTGGCGGTTTTGTCAAAAGCCTTATTCAGCATGCACTTGCAACCGCGAAGAAAACGTAAAGGGGATTGGACGGCATGGAGCATAAAACATTGACTCACCGGGGTGGGAGCTTTTTATATGAAGAAACAGACGCGAAGTCGGTTTTTACACCAGAGGATTTCACGGAAGAGCATACGCTGATTGCAAAGACTGCTAAGCGGTTTTTAGAAACTGAAGTGCGCCCCCGTAATGAACAAATCGAGCAGCAGGATTTTGGAGCAGTTAAAGAGCTGCTTGAAAAAGCCGGCGCACTTGGGCTTTTGGCGCATAGCATACCAGAGCGATATGGAGGCCTGGGTCTCGATAAAATAAGCAAAGGCATTGTCGGGGAAGTGTTGGGGGCAGCAGGAAGCTATAGTGTAGCGCATTCAAATCATACGTGCATTGCGACATTGCCCATTACCTATTTTGGAACAGCGGAGCAAAAAGAAAAATATCTGCCAAAGCTTGCTTCAGGAGAATTCATCGGAGCCTATTGCTTAACCGAACCGAATGCGGGGTCGGATGCCTTGGCGGCAAAGACCACTGCAAAGCTTAACGAAGCTGGGACCCATTACATACTGAATGGCATGAAAATGTTCATCACCAATGCGGCATTTTCCGATACATTCATCGTGTACGCAAAAGTGGATGGCACGGCATTTACAGCGTTTATCGTGGAAAAAGATTTTCCAGGTTTATCGCTTGGAGCGGAAGAACAGAAAATGGGCATCAAAGGCTCATCCACCAGGACAGTGATTTTTGACGATTGTGAAGTGCCCGTTGAAAACCTTCTTGGGGAAGTTGGGAAAGGGCATGTCATTGCCTTGAATGTGCTGAATCTCGGACGCTATAATTTAGGGTCTGCAACGATGGGGGCAGCAAAATACGGCCTAGAGCAAACGGTCACATATACGAAAGAGCGCCACCAGTTTGGCAGAGCCATTGCCGACTTTACAGCGACTCAGGAGAAAATTGCCGATATGGCGCTCCGCATTTATGCTTCTGAATCGCTCCAATACCGGACTGCTGGTTATTTAGAGGAAGCGCTTGGCGGATTATATGAATCCGAGGACCAGGGGCTCGTGGCGAAACGGATGACGGAATATGCCACTGAATGTGCTGTCTGCAAAGTGTATGGTTCCGAGACGCTTGATTATATTGCCGATGAAGCGCTGCAATTGCATGGAGGCTACGGTTTTATCAAAGAGTATAAAATTGAGCAAATGTACCGCGATTCGCGCATCAACCGGATTTTTGAAGGGACCAATGAAGTGAATCGCCTGATCATTCCAGGCAATCTTCTAAAAGCAGCTGTGAAAGGCCAAGCACCGCTTACAGAAGCGGTCAAACAGGCACTGTCAGAACTCAAGTCGCCGAAAGTGGAGTCGATTGGCGTTATTTCCCGGGAAATAGAGGCGGTCCGTGCCATACGGCGAGTGTTTCTGCTATGCGCAGGAGCTGCCTACGAGACATATGGAAGCGCACTTAGTGAAGAACAGGAAACATTGATGAAACTTGCAGGCATTGGCATCACCCTGTTTGCAGTAGAATCGGCCGTGCTCAGAACAGTAAAATCCGTTAAAGCACAAGGTGAGGAAACAGCGGCCTTTAAAATACAGCTGGTAAAATCGCTGGTGGATGATGCGTTATTGGAAGTGGAAATGAATGCCCGAAAATTGCTTCAAGGAACTGTTTCAGAAAAAGGTCTTCACGACAATGTACGGATGCTTTCGGGTGAGCTGAGCCGATTGCAGCGGGCAGGCGGAAAAGCGGCAAAACGAGCCATTGCAGAAAAAATACTGTCTGCAGAACAATATATTTCCTAGGAGGAACATGGATGAAAGTTATAAAATTTGAGAAGTTTGGCGGTCCGGAGGTCTTGCAGTGGACAGAAACCGCCAAGCCTCAGCCGGCAGAAAATGAAGTGCTGATCGAAGTGAAGGCGAGCGGCGTCAATTATGCTGATACCGCAAGGCGCGAAGGGAAATATGTAGTGCCGACGAAGCTTCCGTATGTGCCCGGATCAGAAATAGCCGGCGTTATTGTGGAAACCGGAAGCGGCGTAAGAAAATTCCGGAAAGGAGACCGGGTGGTGGCGTTGGTTGAATCCGATGGCTACTCTGAATACGTCGCAGTAAATGAACGGATATTAACGCCTATCCCGGACGGGGTGGATGATGAACAAGCGGTCGCTTTGCCGCTTCAAGGCTTGAGCGCTTATCACATCTTGAAAACGATGGGGCGCCTGGAACCGGGAGAAAGTGTCTTGATCCATGCGGCTGCCGGCGGAGTGGGCACGATTGCGGTTCAGCTCGCGAAGCTATTCGGAGCGGGAAAAATCATTGCGACGGCAAGTACCAAGGAAAAGCTTGCCCATGCTAAATCCATGGGAGCGACACATCTAGTGAATTACTCCGAAGACGGCTGGGTGGACAAAGTAAAAGAAATCACTGAAGGCAAAGGCGTCGACGTAGCGCTTGAAATGGTCGGCGGTGAAGTATTCAATCAGACAGTAAAATGTCTTGCTCCGTTCGGCCGGCTGGTGATTTTCGGTGCGGCCAGCGGCGAGCAGGCAACGTTCCATCCCGGCCAGTTGATGCGGAAAAACCAGTCCGTTATCGGCTTTTTCCTGCCGCAGATCATGCGCAAACCCGAATTGTTCCAAAGCAGCTTTAAAGAATTGCTTGGCTACATGGCGAACGGCGATTTGAAACTGACAATCGGCGGGACTTATCCGCTTGAAGAAGCAGCAGAAGTACATCGATTATTGCAAGGGCGAAAAACCATCGGCAAACTGGTGTTAAAACCGTAATTTCTGGAAAGAAGGGGTTACATGCTTGACCAATTAGGGATTGAGGCTGTCCGCATCGATTTGCCATTCCGCTTGAACCATGTTAATTGCTTTATGGCAGAAGATGAGACGGGCTGGACGATTATCGATGCTGGATTGAACAATGACTATACAAGAAAGTTATGGGAGCAGACCATTGGAAAGCGGAATGTGACGAATTTGCTGATTACCCATTACCATCCGGATCATTTTGGATATGCCGGAGGACTTCAGGAAAGGACGGGAGCAAAAGTGTCAATGACGAAGACAGATGCCGATTTGGGTCTGTCTTCTTGGCAGTCTCGTTTTTTAGAGACGATGCCTGAGCATTACAGCATTTCTGGAGTGCCGGATGAGATGTCAGAACAACTGGCAGGCAATACTGCAGGTTTTCAAGAGCTTGTAAATCCGCTGCCGAAAATTGGCCACTATTTCGAAGAAGGCGAAAAAGTCCGGATTGGGCTCTTTGAATATGAAGTAATCTTTGTGCCAGGCCATTCAGACGGCATGGTTTGCTTTTATAATAAAGATAAAAATGTGCTGCTTTCCGCAGACCATATTCTTCCGAAAATCACGCCGAATATTTCTTATTGGTACCATGGAAATAAAAATCCGCTGGCATCTTATTTAGCATCCTTAGACAAAATGAAAAAACTGGATGCTGAATTTGTGATCCCGTCGCACGGCAAGCCGTTTTACGGCGCCAATAGCCGTATTGAGGAATTGAAGAGACATCATAGCGAGCGGCTCGAAGAAACGTTCGATGCAATTCAAGCAGCTTCGACAGTCTACGAAACATGTGAACGGCTTTTCAAGCGGCCATTGACGGTTCATGAAATGCGTTTTGCGGTAGGTGAAACCTTGGCTCATTTGGAGTTTCTGCGTCATGCAGGAGAATGTGAACGGGAAATAGAGAATAAAGTTTGGCGATACAGAAGCTGCTAGCGGAAGCTGTCCAGCCGGAACAATGCTGATATAAAAAGGCATACCTGTTTAAAAAAGGCTTTTAAAGGAAAAAGCATCCTGAGAACTGTTAAACTGAAGATAGAGTAAGTTGATAACAGAGGAAGGGTGATGTAAGTGAAAGCATTTGTCATAGAATCTGGTGAATTGAAAGTGAAAGATATGAAGGAGCCGGAATTGAAAGCCGGCGAAGTGGTGGTTGGGTTAAAGACCGCAGGCATTAATCGGCGCGATT is part of the Planococcus shenhongbingii genome and harbors:
- a CDS encoding enoyl-CoA hydratase/isomerase family protein — encoded protein: MTQLLNIEKIDHYAVITINNPPMNVIGNGVFKELDKAFQELGKDEEVNAVIITGQGEKIFAAGADIKEFPQLIGKQGIKKEFLETHAVLNRIDHFEKPVIAMLNGLTLGGGFEVALCCDIRIAEEHAQIGLPEITLGLFPGGGGTQRLPRLVGEAKAKELMFTGEAVSAVEAERIGLVNKVAASGEGLETARKMANRIGRFSLPALSRIKKAVDQGLELPLDQGIDLEAELFEEVFQTEDVQEGVKAFIEKRKPAFQNR
- a CDS encoding acyl-CoA thioesterase produces the protein MMAHDITVKVRFSETDALGHVSNISYFIYLEEARVEFFRELGLEITIDKWNVIMISANCLFYKQAYFDQRLKITSFVTKIGNSSFKIGHRITDAATGELIAEGDAGAVYFDFTTQKSERLPDHIREKLEMHLKEV
- a CDS encoding phosphotransferase family protein, encoding MAGRTRDTIPVRSGEELNSVLLQQFLEEHIKGLPDGELKIRQFGAGHSNLTYALSINGWQAVLRRPPLGPVAPKAHDVEREFKILSALNPIFPAAPKPYVFSQDSAIVGSPFFIMERRYGLVIDTEFPKGTEPSEELGRKISELMVDTLVKLHAIDYTQTALADLAKPEGFMERQVNGWIGRYDRSKTDDIPEVADLSAWMLGNIPKSPEPTIIHYDFKLNNVMFADDFSELTGLFDWEMTTVGDPLADLGAAMSYWIEADDPELLKTGFGKAPVTVGKGFYSRKEFIARYAEKSGRDVSNIHFYLTFAYFKLAVICQQIYYRYKKGQTSDPRFAHFGGFVKSLIQHALATAKKT
- a CDS encoding acyl-CoA dehydrogenase family protein — its product is MEHKTLTHRGGSFLYEETDAKSVFTPEDFTEEHTLIAKTAKRFLETEVRPRNEQIEQQDFGAVKELLEKAGALGLLAHSIPERYGGLGLDKISKGIVGEVLGAAGSYSVAHSNHTCIATLPITYFGTAEQKEKYLPKLASGEFIGAYCLTEPNAGSDALAAKTTAKLNEAGTHYILNGMKMFITNAAFSDTFIVYAKVDGTAFTAFIVEKDFPGLSLGAEEQKMGIKGSSTRTVIFDDCEVPVENLLGEVGKGHVIALNVLNLGRYNLGSATMGAAKYGLEQTVTYTKERHQFGRAIADFTATQEKIADMALRIYASESLQYRTAGYLEEALGGLYESEDQGLVAKRMTEYATECAVCKVYGSETLDYIADEALQLHGGYGFIKEYKIEQMYRDSRINRIFEGTNEVNRLIIPGNLLKAAVKGQAPLTEAVKQALSELKSPKVESIGVISREIEAVRAIRRVFLLCAGAAYETYGSALSEEQETLMKLAGIGITLFAVESAVLRTVKSVKAQGEETAAFKIQLVKSLVDDALLEVEMNARKLLQGTVSEKGLHDNVRMLSGELSRLQRAGGKAAKRAIAEKILSAEQYIS
- a CDS encoding quinone oxidoreductase family protein → MKVIKFEKFGGPEVLQWTETAKPQPAENEVLIEVKASGVNYADTARREGKYVVPTKLPYVPGSEIAGVIVETGSGVRKFRKGDRVVALVESDGYSEYVAVNERILTPIPDGVDDEQAVALPLQGLSAYHILKTMGRLEPGESVLIHAAAGGVGTIAVQLAKLFGAGKIIATASTKEKLAHAKSMGATHLVNYSEDGWVDKVKEITEGKGVDVALEMVGGEVFNQTVKCLAPFGRLVIFGAASGEQATFHPGQLMRKNQSVIGFFLPQIMRKPELFQSSFKELLGYMANGDLKLTIGGTYPLEEAAEVHRLLQGRKTIGKLVLKP
- a CDS encoding MBL fold metallo-hydrolase — protein: MLDQLGIEAVRIDLPFRLNHVNCFMAEDETGWTIIDAGLNNDYTRKLWEQTIGKRNVTNLLITHYHPDHFGYAGGLQERTGAKVSMTKTDADLGLSSWQSRFLETMPEHYSISGVPDEMSEQLAGNTAGFQELVNPLPKIGHYFEEGEKVRIGLFEYEVIFVPGHSDGMVCFYNKDKNVLLSADHILPKITPNISYWYHGNKNPLASYLASLDKMKKLDAEFVIPSHGKPFYGANSRIEELKRHHSERLEETFDAIQAASTVYETCERLFKRPLTVHEMRFAVGETLAHLEFLRHAGECEREIENKVWRYRSC